The nucleotide sequence GTTGCCGATGCCGCCGAGGGTCTCATCGGAAAACACGACGCCGAATCCAAAGGTGTCGCTGGCAGCGTTGCGTTCCCAGAGGGTGATGTCGTGGGACGGGTCCAGCTGCTTCATCAGTGCTGCGAAGTACAGGCCACCCGGGCCGCCTCCAACGATTGCGATCTTCATGGTGATGCTCCTTTTCAGGCCTGGCTCTGGCCGGCAGGGGTAAGTTGCGGGGTTTGGCTCGCGCTCCCGGCGTCCTGTGCAAGGACTCCTTCGCGGAGCTTGAAGTGCTGGAGTTTGCCGCTGGGATTGCGCGGTAGTCCGGTGACGAAGCGGACGTCCCGGGGGTACTTGTAGGGCGCGATGGTCTGCTTCACGAAGTCCTGGATTTCCTTGCGCTTGGCGGCGTCGCCGGTGACTCCGTCGCGCAGGACAACGAAAGCGCAGACGATGCTGCCGCGTTCCTCGTCCGGGATGCCGATGACCGCGTTTTCCACGACATCCGGGTGCTGGTCTATGGCCGATTCAACCTCCGGCCCGCCGATGTTGTACCCGGAGGAGACGATCATGTTGTCCGAGCGAGCCTGGTAGGTGAAGTACCCGTCGGCATCCATGGCAAAGGTATCCCCGGTGACGTTCCAGCCTCGCACCACGTAGTTCGCCTGCCGGGGATCATCCAGGTAGCGGCACCCGGTGGGCCCGATGACTGCCAGGCGGCCGATGTTGCCCGCGCCGAGTTCGTTGCCGTCGTCGTCCAGGATGGTGGCCCTGAACCCCGGCACAGCACGCCCCGTGGTTCCAGGACGGATATCGTCCCCGGCAGCGGAGATGAAGACGTGCAGCATCTCCGTGGCCCCGATTCCATTGACCAGGCGCAGGCCTGTGGCTTCACGGACGGCTTCCCAGGTCTCCTTGGAAAGGTGCTCTCCGGCAGAGACGGCAATCCGCAGGCTGCGCAGGAGATCTCCGCGCTTCTCCTTCAGGATGGCCCGGTACGCCGTGGGGGCGGTGAACAGGATGGTGGCACCGGCTGCGGCTGCGTGCTCTGCCAGTTCCACGGGTCCGGCTTTCTCGGTGAGGAGGGATGACGCGCCGAAGCGGAGCGGGAAGACCACCAGGCCCCCGAGTCCGAACGTGAACGCAAGCGGAGGTGAGCCCGCAAAGACATCGTCAGCCGTGGGTTGCAGGATGTACCGGGCAAACGTGTCGGCGTTGGCCAGGATGTCGCGGTGGAAATGCATGGTCACCTTGGGCACACCGGTTGTACCCGAGGTCGGTCCCAGCAGGGCAACGTCGTCCGCGGCCGTGTCCACAGCGGTGAACTCCCCGCTCTTGCGCCCGCAACGGGAGGTGAGGTCGCCGTCGTCGTCCGCGTTACCGGTGGTCGATCCGTACGCCAGGACAGTGACATCGTCCCCTGCCGCGATCGCGAGCTCGTCCACGAAGCGGTGGTCGGAAATCGCAACCGCCGGCTTGGTAAGTCCGATCAGGGTGGCGACCTCGGTGGAGCGCAGCATGGGCATGGTGGTGACCACCACGGCTCCGGCCTTCAGGACGCCGAGCCAGGCCGCGACGATCCACGGGTTGTTGGGACCGCGCAGCAGCACGCGGTTGCCGGGAACCACGCCGAGGTCTTCGGTGAGGACCTGGGCCACCTGGTTGGAACGGGTTTGCAGCTCGCCGTAGCTCCAGACAACGCCGTCTGGAGTACGGAGGGCGGGACGGTCGGCACCGTACTGCTCGACAGCGTCGTCGATCAGCACGGCGGCAGCGTTGAGCCGGTCCGGGTATTGGAGTTCGGGGAGGGTGAATTCGAGCGCCGGCCAGGTATCGGCGGGCGGCAGGTGGTCGCGGGTGAACGTGTCCACGTGGGCCGATGGCAACATGCTCATGGCCGTTCCTTTCAGTGGTGCGTCGTTGAAGCTGGGGATGGGCGTTTTGGGGCGTGCGGGTTGCGGGCCGGTCAGGAGCCCGCGCGGATCATGCCTTCCTGGGCGACTGTTGCCAGGAGCCTGCCTTGCCGGTCGAAGAACCGGCCCATGGCCAGGCCCCTGTTGCTCTGGCCGGATACGGCTTCCTGGGCATACAGCACCCATTCGTCGGCGCGGCCGTCGCGGTGGAACCACATGGAGTGGTCCAAGCTCGCCGTTGCGAGGCCGGGGCTGGACCAGTTCAATCCATTGACCCGGAGGAGCGGCTCCAGGATCGTGTAGTCGCAGACGTAGGCAAGGGCTGTGCGGTGGAGGTCGGCGTCGTCCGGCAAGGCATCGAAGGCTTTGACCCAGATGGCCTGCTGGGGGACCATGCCGCCCTCCAATTCGATATATACCGGACCGGGAATATGGCGCATGTCGAAGCTGCGTCCCGTCGACCAGTACTCCGCCGCCGCGCCGTCGGCCGCTTCAAGCGCTTCCGCCGCTGACCGCAGGGATTCAGGCTCGACGGCGGCAGGCGCCTCAGGCTGGAAGTCCGGCCCGTCCTCGGGAACCTGGAAGGAACCCATCGCGGCGTACACCGGCTTGCCGTTCTGGAAGCCACGGACTGTCCGCGTTGAGTATCCGCGGCCGTCCCGAAGGCGCTCGACTTCGTAGCGGACACTGGAACCTATATCCACCGGACGCATGAAGTAGCTGTGCATCGAGTGCAATGTCCTGTCAGCGTCCACCGAGCGCATCATGGCTGCTGCGGCTTGGGCCACCATGTCTCCACCATAGGCTTTTGGCCACGGTACGTACTGCGTGGTTGCTTCGTACGCTTCGTCGAAAACCTCCGGCGTTGCCGGGGTCAGCTGGACGGCGCGGAGGAAGGTCTCCGAGGTCAGGGTTCCAGCGATCATGGCCTACGCCCTGCGGTAGTCGGCGAGGGTCTCGTCCGGAACGTCCTCAAGGTTGACCACGAGGTTTTCCGGGGTGCGGGCGGTCAGCCACACGAGATCTTCCGTGACGGACATGTTGGCCTCGACGTGGGGCATGAACGGGGGCACGAAGACCCAGTCGCCGGCCTTCATGTCCAGGAACTCCGAGTAGTTCTCGCCAAAGTAGATCCGGCCGTGGCCCCGGAGCACATAGCCGCCGGTTTCGGCTTCACCGTGGTGGTGCGGCAGTGAACGGTACCCGGGGGTGTTGGATACCTGGCCGAACCAGATCTTGGTCGCCGGGGTGTGCTGGATGCTGACGCCGGAGACGCGGATGCAATCGCCGGACTGTGCGGTGTTGGTGTCTTCCGCACCGGCGCGGGTAACAACCGGGACAACCTTGCCGTCAGGCTGGGCGTAGATGGAGTTGTCGCCGTCGAGGACGTATTCAGTGGTTGTCTGACTCATGGGGTTTCTCCTTTGTGTGGGTTTCGGGAAGTTTGTTATGACGCGGGGACTGCGACGTCGGCATGGATCCGGAACAGGTTTTCCAGCCGGCCGATCCCGTCGATTTCGGTGGTGAGGACATCCCCGTCCTTCAGGAAGCGGGGCGGAGTCATGCCCATGCCCACTCCCCCGGGCGTTCCGGTGAGTACGAGGTCGCCGGGGCGCAGGACAGTGAACCGGGAGATGTAGGACAGCAGTTGCGCCGGTCCGAATACCAGGGTGCTGGTGTTTCCCTGCTGCACGAGCTCGCCGTTGACGTAGCCGCGGACGTCAAAACTCTCCCCGGCCTCGTCCGCGGTCAGCATGACCGGCCCCACCGGGGTAGTGCGGTCCCAGGCCTTGCCTTGGAACCACTGCAGGGTCCGGTTCTGCCAGTCGCGCATGGAGACGTCGTTGGCAACGGTGTACCCGGCGATGGCTTCGCGGGCCTGGTCCTCGTCCGCCCGGTACAGCTCGGAACCCACGACGACGGCGAGCTCGGCTTCCCAGTCGACGCGGTCACTGCCGTGGACTTCCACGGCGTCGTTGGCGCCGACCAGGGTGTCCGCGTACTTGGCGAACAAGGTGGGGTATTCGGGAAGCTCCCTGCCCATTTCCTGGATGTG is from Paenarthrobacter nicotinovorans and encodes:
- a CDS encoding cupin domain-containing protein translates to MSQTTTEYVLDGDNSIYAQPDGKVVPVVTRAGAEDTNTAQSGDCIRVSGVSIQHTPATKIWFGQVSNTPGYRSLPHHHGEAETGGYVLRGHGRIYFGENYSEFLDMKAGDWVFVPPFMPHVEANMSVTEDLVWLTARTPENLVVNLEDVPDETLADYRRA
- a CDS encoding AMP-binding protein, which gives rise to MSMLPSAHVDTFTRDHLPPADTWPALEFTLPELQYPDRLNAAAVLIDDAVEQYGADRPALRTPDGVVWSYGELQTRSNQVAQVLTEDLGVVPGNRVLLRGPNNPWIVAAWLGVLKAGAVVVTTMPMLRSTEVATLIGLTKPAVAISDHRFVDELAIAAGDDVTVLAYGSTTGNADDDGDLTSRCGRKSGEFTAVDTAADDVALLGPTSGTTGVPKVTMHFHRDILANADTFARYILQPTADDVFAGSPPLAFTFGLGGLVVFPLRFGASSLLTEKAGPVELAEHAAAAGATILFTAPTAYRAILKEKRGDLLRSLRIAVSAGEHLSKETWEAVREATGLRLVNGIGATEMLHVFISAAGDDIRPGTTGRAVPGFRATILDDDGNELGAGNIGRLAVIGPTGCRYLDDPRQANYVVRGWNVTGDTFAMDADGYFTYQARSDNMIVSSGYNIGGPEVESAIDQHPDVVENAVIGIPDEERGSIVCAFVVLRDGVTGDAAKRKEIQDFVKQTIAPYKYPRDVRFVTGLPRNPSGKLQHFKLREGVLAQDAGSASQTPQLTPAGQSQA
- a CDS encoding acyl-CoA thioesterase; translated protein: MIAGTLTSETFLRAVQLTPATPEVFDEAYEATTQYVPWPKAYGGDMVAQAAAAMMRSVDADRTLHSMHSYFMRPVDIGSSVRYEVERLRDGRGYSTRTVRGFQNGKPVYAAMGSFQVPEDGPDFQPEAPAAVEPESLRSAAEALEAADGAAAEYWSTGRSFDMRHIPGPVYIELEGGMVPQQAIWVKAFDALPDDADLHRTALAYVCDYTILEPLLRVNGLNWSSPGLATASLDHSMWFHRDGRADEWVLYAQEAVSGQSNRGLAMGRFFDRQGRLLATVAQEGMIRAGS
- a CDS encoding fumarylacetoacetate hydrolase family protein, which produces MKLATLRTANGGTTAAIATGDDAWLALPASDVGALLGRSGWRALVEETQASGAPVITGADPAPLLPRAGKVICCGLNYGDHIQEMGRELPEYPTLFAKYADTLVGANDAVEVHGSDRVDWEAELAVVVGSELYRADEDQAREAIAGYTVANDVSMRDWQNRTLQWFQGKAWDRTTPVGPVMLTADEAGESFDVRGYVNGELVQQGNTSTLVFGPAQLLSYISRFTVLRPGDLVLTGTPGGVGMGMTPPRFLKDGDVLTTEIDGIGRLENLFRIHADVAVPAS